ACTCGGCGTTTTTGAGTGCGGCGCGTGCCAAGCGAACCGAGAGCAGCGACTACTACAACGGCACCACGGTCGATCAAGTCGCGGCTCGAAAGATTGGTGCGACCACTCAGTTGCCATCGTTGGAACTTTCGATGGACCTGCTGTCCACCGTCGGGCAGTGCGACAATGGTTACGCGTGTGTGTACCAGAACAGTTTGTCTTGGGCTTCTCCGACGCAGCCGTTGCCATCCGAAGCTCACCCGCGAATCGTGTTTGAAAGCTTGTTTGGCGAAGGCGGGACTCCCGAGCAACGCCGAGCCGCGATGCAGAAACGAGCCAGCCTGCTGGATTCGATCAACTTGGAAATCAAGCGAATCAAGAATCGCGTGGGTGCCTCGGACCGCAACAAGATCGATGGCTACCTCGAAAGCATTCGCGAAGTCGAACGCCGGATCCAATTGGCGGAACAAAACAGCGAGGAGAATCCGCTGCCCGATTTGGACCGTCCCGTCGGTGTGCCGACCGCGTACGCTGATCACGCGAAGCTGATGTTCGACCTGCAGTTGCTCGCTTTCCAAGGCGACATCACTCGAGTCGTTTCGTTCCAATTGGCTCGCGAAGCCAGCACGCGAACGTATCCTGAGATCGGCGTGCCTGACCCACACCACCCCGTGACGCACCACGGTCGCGATCCAGAAAAGCTGGCCAAGGTTGCCAAGATCAACCAGTTCCATGTTTCGTTGTTCGCTGACTTCCTCAAGCGGATGGATGAAGTCCCCGAAGGCGACGGGACATTGCTCGATCATTCGCTCTACATGTACGGCAGCGGCATGGGCGATCCGGACGCGCACGACCACAGCAATCTGCCGATCTTGGTGGCTGGTGGTGCCGCCGAAAACATGCGTGGCAATCGTCACCTTCGGTTCAAAGACCCTGAGCCACTGTCGAACTTGCACCTGACGTTGCTCAACAAAATCGGTGTGCCTTTGGAATCGTTCGCGGACAGCACGGGAACGGTCGACGACCTCTTTGATCCGGTGACACTGTGATGCTGCGAATGATCTTGCCGATTACTGGATCGCTCCTGGTTTGTCTTGGCGTCGTCGCGGCGGATCCATCCGATCGGGAATCGACCGAAGTCGCTGGCGCCGAGGTATCAGCATCCGATCACCAGTGGGTTGCCGCGGCGGAACAGCAACGTTGGGATTTGGTTCGAGAATCGTTGGCTGGCGATCGGGTGAACGTCGATGCATCTCAACCCGATGGGATGACGGCGTTGCACTGGGCGGCCTACCACAATCACGCTCGCAGTATCGCGGCACTGGTCGCTGCCGGTGCGGACGTGGATGCGAAAACGCTGTACGAGGTCACGCCACTGAGCCTGGCGTGTGAGTATGGCAATTTTAGAGCAGTGCGAGCCTTGTTGGACGCGGGTGCCGATGCAAACGCGGCTCGACACGGCGGCGAATCGCCGTTGATGTTTGCGGCACGGCAGGGCAACGCGAATGTGGTCCGTTCGCTGATCAAGTCCGGAGCCGACATGGAAGACAAAGAAGCTCGCGGCCAAACCGCGTTGATGTGGGCCTCCGCGGCCGGCAACCTGGATGCCGTCGACGCATTGATCGATGCGGGATGCAACGTTGAAACAACACTGAAGCAGTCCGGGTTGTCAGCACTGATGTTCGCGGCACGACACGGTCAATCCGCAGTGGTCATGCGTTTGCTCGACTCGGGTTTGGACGTCAACACGGTCGCGAACCCCAAACGCAGCGGCGGCCGAAACCCGCGGTCGGGAATGTCGGCGATGATGTTCGCGATTGAAAGCGGGCACCTTCAGTTGGCCTGCGATTTGGTCCGTCGCGGTGCCGATCCGAACGATCAACGCAGCGGATACGCTCCTCTGCACGCGATCACTTGGGTTCGCAAAACGGAGCTGGGCGACAACCCGGAAGGAGACCCGGCACCTCGCATCACCGGATCGATTCACACCTTGGAATTCGTCCGTCAAATGGTGGACCTGGGAGCCGACGTGAATCTGCAGTTGGAGAACGGCAAATCGCGAGGCCAACGTCTCAACCCCAACGGTGCCACACCATTCTTCTTGGCGTCTCGAGGCGCTGACATTGAACTAATGAGTC
The DNA window shown above is from Rhodopirellula bahusiensis and carries:
- a CDS encoding DUF1552 domain-containing protein — encoded protein: MKRSHLSRRTLLRGTGAAVALPLLDAMIPAMTASAATAAAPSRLKRIGYIYIPMGFNPAEWTPEGETLDELPSSLSPLEDVKDHLTVISNTDLQNAYPGSHATSNSAFLSAARAKRTESSDYYNGTTVDQVAARKIGATTQLPSLELSMDLLSTVGQCDNGYACVYQNSLSWASPTQPLPSEAHPRIVFESLFGEGGTPEQRRAAMQKRASLLDSINLEIKRIKNRVGASDRNKIDGYLESIREVERRIQLAEQNSEENPLPDLDRPVGVPTAYADHAKLMFDLQLLAFQGDITRVVSFQLAREASTRTYPEIGVPDPHHPVTHHGRDPEKLAKVAKINQFHVSLFADFLKRMDEVPEGDGTLLDHSLYMYGSGMGDPDAHDHSNLPILVAGGAAENMRGNRHLRFKDPEPLSNLHLTLLNKIGVPLESFADSTGTVDDLFDPVTL
- a CDS encoding ankyrin repeat domain-containing protein, which encodes MLRMILPITGSLLVCLGVVAADPSDRESTEVAGAEVSASDHQWVAAAEQQRWDLVRESLAGDRVNVDASQPDGMTALHWAAYHNHARSIAALVAAGADVDAKTLYEVTPLSLACEYGNFRAVRALLDAGADANAARHGGESPLMFAARQGNANVVRSLIKSGADMEDKEARGQTALMWASAAGNLDAVDALIDAGCNVETTLKQSGLSALMFAARHGQSAVVMRLLDSGLDVNTVANPKRSGGRNPRSGMSAMMFAIESGHLQLACDLVRRGADPNDQRSGYAPLHAITWVRKTELGDNPEGDPAPRITGSIHTLEFVRQMVDLGADVNLQLENGKSRGQRLNPNGATPFFLASRGADIELMSLLLDFGANPLIPNADGTTALMAAAGVGVIAVGEEPGTPEEVDKAIEMLVDLGIDPNVVDRNRETAMHGAALRTFPTAVRKLTSVGADPKIWNHKNKRGWTPLDIAGGKRPGSVKPSPPTIEALKEAIEASSF